The DNA window TCGTCTACGTCGCAACGCTGCTGTCTGATTCTTTCCTGGAAGGTGGCTTCAGGGATGATGTATCGGGCGTCAACGACCTTAAAGTCATACCGCTCGTTGTAGCCGAAGGTGGTAGTCCTCACATCACACATGAGGAAGCTTCCGTAGGTGCCGTGGAAAATGTCCTCGACTAGTTCTAGCAGGCCAATGGAGATCTTGGCCTTGTGGGGCCACGAGGGGGTGAACCACTGCTCCATGCTGCGCCGCAGACCTGCAGGAATCCACAGCTCAACGATCCAAGGCAGGCTGATGCCGTACAGGGGAGAGTACGGAACCTTCTCCATCATGTACAGATCTCCACAGAAGCCGAGCAGCTTGGGTGTGTGATCTCGTTCCTGCAGGACGAGCGCCAACAGGAACTCGTTGAGCTGCAGCAGGGCCCAGGTGGAGCGAGCCTCTGGCAGCGAGATATGACCGTCTTTATTGGAATCTGTAAAGGACAATACCTGGGTTGCCAGGTCTGCGAGATTGGCTTGATCCCCGACTTTTGCCTGTGGAGAAATGAATAAGCTTTAGAACATACCCAGGCTTTGAATCTAGACTTGAACAAAGCCTTCCTGACCTTCAGATGGCTGATTATCATCTCTCTGAACTTTTCCACTGAGGTTCCCTTTGTGGGTTTGTTGAAAGCAACGGGAGCAGCCTCTTTTCTAGGCTCCATCTCGCCTCCAAGATCATAATGGGGTGCCTCCTCCATCTGGCACTTAATGACTCCTTGTAAATCTCCCCAGTTTCCTGAGTAAACCTGAAAAGAACAACATGGTGCTTATAGGAGCAGTTGGTTATATAACAAGCAGACAGCAGAAAAAGGCATCGATTCCCCTCCAACCTGGTTGTTAGGTTTGGCAGTGAAGCACTTCTCCAGGTAAAGTGTTTCCTTCTCACACAGGCTGCTGCAGGCTGTGCCATCGATGACTCCTTTCCTGTATTTGTCACACTGATGAATACGAATAGAGCCACATCTTAATAGACACATCACTTTGATCGCTTGGATTGGTGCATGAAGGGAATGAAAGTACTCACGATGGAATTTTTGCAGTCATGCCCTCGACAGAGCTCTGTATAGGACGAGTACCGCACGTACACGATCCAGCTTCCTACGAACACAGCCAGCCAGGAGAAGAACAGGTACTTCATGTGTAGGTAGGAGAATCTGGCCTGTTGGAGACAAGTTTCAAAGATTTAAACCGCTGTTACTTTGATTATTAGCTTCAAAATCTATTGTAGTTAAATGGGTTAAATGTACATAATTACTACTGGTACTAGAGCACATTCATACAGCGATTGATAGGCAACCCAGAGGCACATCAGGATGAGGTAGGGAGGAAAACTGGAGCCTAATCACTAACTTTTGGATTGCAAGACAACTACTCTTCCCACTTAGCCTGGTTGTTGCCTTCCTAAACAATTCTGTTTGATTCTCATCAGATCTTTAAAATGAAGATAGGTTACATGTGTTATTAACTGTTATTATTAACTGTTATTAACTGTAACTGAATATTACATGTGTTATCAAGTGTTGTTAACTCCTCTACAGCAGTCGGTATTTTACCAGTTTGCGTTGGTGGAGCATACAGGGTGTGTGTTAACGCAATGTCAAACTAGGAGGATATCAAAACAATCTGGAGATTGACATCTTCTCACAGAGAAAGATTATTTAcaaatgggaaaatattttgaactgtTACTGGTTTCCAAGGAGCAGAATGTCccagcaaattaaaaaaaacaaaaaacatttgcagtCACTGAGCTAACCATGAACCAATGCATTGAAATGTGAGGCCATCTGTCAGACAGCTAACGCTGGCTGGGTGTAAGCTGGGTCATCAACAGGCCAGTCATCCCAAACACATCCGCAAATCTACAGCAGATGTCCCTAAACCtgctgaattattttcttatcttACTGGTAAGAAATCAGGCAACGTCGGCAATTTGATAAACCCATCAGGAGGGAGGAGAcatgggtcggtttctaagctagctatttCAGGCTTTCGTAAATACCGCcgtctatgagccccaaccCTGAATTaagttcacagacaaattagcttgaCTCTAACAAGTAGAAGCTATGAATAAACTGGCGAAAACAATTTCCAGTCGCTCTGTTCAATACTCCCGTCCCTCACTTCCGACGTCCGTCATGGCGCCTCGAATGACGAAGTGACGCACCGTAGATGCAAAGGGTCGAttgcttttttatatatataactgATATAATACACGTTGTTGTTCATCTGAAGTTTTTGTTACCTAATGTGGAAGCCGGAAATACcttaaatatactgtatatcgcCTGCTGATGCAAAAAATGATCATGGAGGTGTTAGTCTTCCTGACCGCTTAAAGAAAGGAGGATGTGATGATTGAATGAATTATACTTATGCCCACTAGGTGGCGATCATGAGTTCATGTGAATGCATAAATGTAAAGAATAGAACAACAGAGTGAGAGAGTCTTGGGTGACACACCTGTAAGAAACCTGTGTGAGCAGACGCCTGATAAGAGACTTTAATAAAAGTGTCTGAGCAATACAAGATGCCTGGTCATTATCAAACACGAATATAACATGGTGTCAGGAGTGAACTGAGAGGCCGACCATGGAGCTGAAACCACCGGAGAGCTTGAAGCTGACGGGAAACGTGGATGAGCATTGGCGTGCCTTCAAACAACGCTTTCAACTATAAGTCGCCGCATTGGGTTTGGAGACAAAGCCGGAGCCAAGAAAGGTAGCGATGTTGCTGACCATAGCGGGAGCGCAGGCTTTGGAAGTCTACAACACATTTATATTCGTGTTTGATGAACCAGACGACAAAGGAAAGTTGGATGTTGTGCTAAATAAATTTGATGATCATTGTTCACCTAAGAAGAATGAATGCTATGAGAGATACGTGTTTCGTTCCCGAATGCAGACTCAGCATGAACCATTCGATAACTTTCTGACAGATCTGAAAGTAGAAGCTCAGTCATGCAATTTTGGCCTGCTGAAGGACTCGATGATCAGAGATCAGATCGTCTTTGGTGTACGTGATAGGAAGCTCAGAGAAAGACTGCTGAGAGAAGTGGAACTGACCCTGGAAACAGCTGTAAAGATGTGTCGGGCGAGCGAACTGTGTCTGCAGCAAGTGAGGACATTTTCTGAACTTTCAACAGGAACTACTTCACAGTTCAGTGACGGAGCAGCGGCAGTAGGAGTGGTGTCCTGCCAGAAAAAACGCAATGCACTGAGGAGGCAGCTGCCAGAGGAAGCCGTTATCAACTGTAAGCGCTGTGGATCACGGCATAAAGTGAGACAATGTCCTGCTTATGGTAAGCAGTGTTTAAATTGCCATGGAAAGAATCATTTTGCAAAGCAATGCTTTAtgaagaggaaagaagaaaaaaagaggaatcgTGTAAACTTAGTAGAGGAAACTGACCTAAGTGACACATTCTTTATTGGTGTTGTGAATTGtgaaaatgagtcagaaaaagTGCAGTGTGTTGACAGAGATGATAAATGGACAATTCCTTTGTTAATAAATGGAACCACAGTTAAGTTCAGATTGGACACAGGTGCTAAGGCGAATCTCATTAGCATGTCTGATATAAAAGAAATGCAAGTAAAACCtcatataaaagaaataaagtcgGGTCTAAGAGACTATAATGGACAATCAATTGAGTGCATTGGCACATGTCAGCTGAATGTGACAGTTAAAGGAACAAAACATCTTGTGTTCTTCTCAGTTGTAAAAGAAGATCATGAGTCACTTTTAGGTGATAAATCATGTGAAGAACTTGGACTGGTGAAAAGAGTGTATCACATAAACACTGAATTGAATGAATCTAATAACCCTGTTGATGCAATGCTTCAGGATTATGAGGATGTTTTTCAAGGATTAGGTGCTGTACCCTGCACATACAAGATTCAGCTGAGAGAGGGCGCTCAACCTGTTGTGCATGCTACACGTCGCATTCCAGCACCACTGCGAGAGGAGTTGAAAAATGAGTTGGACAGAATGACCAGGTTGGGAGTCATTCAGAAAGTGGAAGAGCCCACCGATTGGGTTAATTCCATAGTGATTACCAAGAAGAAGAATGGAGAATTGAGAATATGCATGGAGCCAAAAGATCTAAATGAGAACATCAGGAGAGAACATTATCAAATACCCACTCGAGAGGAAATAATCAGTGAGATGGCTGGAGCAAGATATTTCACCAAGTTGGATGCAGCACAAGGGTTCTGGCAAGTAAAGCTGGATGAAAGCAGTACCAAGTATTGTACCTTTAACACGCCTTTTGGAAGATACTGTTTTCTAAGACTTCCTTTTGGAATAAAGTCGGCACCAGAAATATTCCACAGAGCGATGGAGCGGATCATAGAAAGCTTGGAAGGAGTGAGAGTCTACATTGATGACATCATTATCTGGGGATCAACAGCTCAAGAACACAATGACAGATTGAGACGCGTCATGGAGCGCATACAGAAAAATGGACTGAagctcaataaaaataaatgtgagtttgGCGTCAAAGAAATTATGTTTCTCGGAGACAAACTATCTGCCCAGGGTGTTCAACCAGATGAAGATAAAATAAAGGCTATCTTGAAAATGCCACCGCCTGTCGACAAAACGGGTGTCCTACGCATCATGGGGATGATTAATTTTATAGGAAAATTCATTCCCAATTTGAGTGCAAAGATGACAAACATTCGCAGACTCCTGTACAACGATAGTCAATTCCAGTGGACAGAAGTTCATGAACAAGAGTGgaaggaattaaaaaaatatctgactaCGGAACCGGTGCTCATCTTCTACGAtccaactaaaaaaataaaactatctaCAGATGCCTCAAAAGATGGGCTTGGAGCAGTTCTTCTTCAGGCTGAGAATGAACAATGGAAGCCAGTGGCTTATGCGTCCAGAGCCATGACCAAAGCTGAATGCAGATATGCTCAAATAGAAAAAGAATGCTTGGGGCTGGCTTATGGACTAGAACGGTTTCATAACTATATGTATGGTCTGCCATCTTTTGTAGTTGAAACAGATCACCGACCCTTGGTTgccatcataaaaaaacatctaaacaaGATGTCACCAAGGATTCAGAGGCTTATGATGAAGATGCAGAGGTATGAATTTACATTGATCTACACTCCAGGGAAACATCTGATTCTTGCTGATGCTCTGTCTAGAGCCCCTACAGACACTAGTGTGAGTTCAACTGAAGAGGATATTCAGTGTCATGTGAATTTGGTGTCCACTGTGTTGCCTGTGTCAGATGGAAAGCTACAGCAAATAGTTGAGGCAACAGCTAAAGACACAGAGTTGCAGTTAGTCATACAGAATATGGATGAAGGATGGCCAATAGGCTCATGTTCACAGTTTTTCAATGTTAAAGCTGATTTAAGTGTTGTGAATGGACtattactgaaaaacaacagGATTGTAATTCCACAAGAGTTACGACAGGACATTCTACAGCGGATTCATGAGGGTCATCTAGgcattgaaaaatgtaaaagaagagCTAGGGATTCAGTTTTCTGGCCTGGACTAAATAAGGACATTGAGGTGCTAATAAGCaaatgtgaaacatgtcagACATTTAGAAACAAACAGAGCAAAGAACCTATGATAATAACTGACATTCCTACATCACCATGGCTGAAAGTGGGaatggatttgtttcattttaagggTAAAGACTATTTAGTGATCATTGATTACTATTCAAATTATCCAGAGATGGCTCTATTAGCTAATATGTCATCAAATTGTGTCATAACACATGCTAAATCAATCTTTGCAAGGCATGGCATTCCACATATTGTGGTGAGTGGCAATGGACCATGTTTTAGTAGCAGAGAATGGCAAAAGTTTACAGAACAGTATGATTTTAAGCATGTAACATCAAGTCCACATTATGCACAGTCGAATGGAAAAGCGGAGAAAGGTGTTCATATTCTTAAGCAACTTCTGAAGAAAGCTGCAGATAGTAACTCTGATCCGTATTTAGCTTTATTAAGCTACAGATCATCGCCGTTGCAATGTGGGTTTTCACCTGCTGAACTTTTGATGAATCGGAAGATTCGTACAACTCTGCCAAGTTATGACAGTAATGAACAAGGTGCAAAGAAATCGTCAAAGTTGGAGTACAGGTTACGAaagcagaaagtaaaacaaaagtcatATTATGACAGATCAGCTAAGATTCTACCCACATTGTCATACAAGGACCCAGTAAGGATTCAGGATGATGAGGGATGGAATACTAAGGCAACTATTCTGCAGGAAGTAGCTCCACGTTCATTtgaagtgaaaactgaagatggaCAAGTTTTGAGACGAAATCGTCGCAGTTTGTTGAAAATTCCATTAGAGCCTGTTGATGAGTCGAATGAAGATTCTAAGGACTCTCAGATTATTCCTATAACTGAAACACATTGCAACATGGACAGTATTAGGGATGATCCACCTGTGTTAAGAAGATCTACCAGAGTGGTGAAAAAACCTGATAGACtgaacttgtaaaaaaaaaaaaaaaaaaatggggaacAGTTGAAATGTCTAAGTTGAAATGTCTGTATTTTGTAATTCAGTGTTATATCTGTCTCATACAATGTATGTTATTCTTTGAACTTTCTTTTGTAACATTCTTACTTTAATAagtaaagcaaagaaaaaagtagcagctgaacagaaactaaAGAGGATCgatcagaaaaacagaaaaataactgcGGAGACTGCtaatgttcaaaacaaaatatctcacagttccatttcctgtttcattgTTAGCTCAAAGAGCGCATTATGgatttcaataaattataattagcTTGCTTAATTGATTTTCCTAAGTCAGTGTTGTAATCATGAACTACTTATTCATTTGTTTCCTATGAAGCCTGTTACTggttttaaatctaaacattttacaatagGGTCAGTGGTATTCATGCTATTGGCCAAAGAAGCAATGACCTTTGACATTAGCTTGAAGATTATAAGATGTGCACAACTCATAACCAGGACATAGAATTCTGTATCTgcagcagttttcaaataaacgGCACAATCTCAATGTTAACGTAaagatttcagtttcttttggcTTGGAGTTTATTGTCACTTTACCTAACAAACAGGAGCACACAGTTcagaatttatatttattaaattgataaaaaatattctctGCTTCTCCATCATAATGTTGACTTCTAAGAACCTCTAAGTAAAATGGCAGTAACatatagtcttttttttctctcagccACTTGATGGcagtagaaaatttctgaaccAACATCTCCTTACACTCTGTGTACAATAATATAATGCATGTACTTATCATTGATACGGATTTCAATAATTTTGGGGTTGAAAtgtttaacaattttttttccctacagTGGATTGATTATAGAACATAGAGATTCAGTCATAAATCATCTTTGTTTGCCAAATTTTTGCacacaaacaagaaatttgacttcagttcCACTTTGTTTAATTAcgtgactttctttttttattcctttggAACATGTCTGAATATTTGGAGTTGCTGCTTCCTTTCGGATTCCTGTCAATGTTGTTAGTTCTTCTGTAAATAGAGTCATAAAGtcaaacagaacaaatgtgtGAGTAAATCAGAACTGGGATTTTAAGGCATGTCATGGTTCTCCAAAGGAAGTGATtcatttcacaatacagtaacAATCAAATAGTAGATGAAAACAATCTGCAGAGTTTTGTATCCAAACAGCTTAATATTAATAGAAACACCCACCGAGCTGCACTGAGACACAGTTCATTAACATTTATGCCAAAGTCGATAACAGGTGACAAAACGTGGACAAGTTCAGggaatatgaatgttttttcaaGGGACTGCTTGTGCAAGAGGTACAAGTTGATAAAAGTGTGTGAGGACATGATTGGGTGAAGGCTGGAAGAGCTGAATCAGAGTGTATTCATCCCAGTGGATGTTTAATAATTCACTGTAAGTTGTGTTTACATGTGGGACACTCCAGAGTCATTATCTTGTCTTTTGGTTCTCTTTCTGACTCCAGTCTGGCCGTGTCCACAGCGGCATTCCTCCAAATGGAGAGCATTAGAGGAAATCAACGCTGCCTCTCCATCTGTTGACAAGTCCTGCAGTCACTGCATGACAGTGATGGATCCCCCCCCATCTACAGTCCACAGATTTCACTTCCACTTCATATCTGACACGTCGTCCGTCTCTTCATTCTGCTCTCCTTTCTCTAATatgcagtttttgtcttttaagcCAAGTTCCATTTTCCTATTTGTCCTTTCAAAGATTTTAGACAGTTTAGTagaagaaagagcaaaaaaaaccaaaaacaaattgatCATTTTCAACACTAGAACAACAGattaaattattctgttatATGAGTCTCTTTCCAAATGGAACCTGCATCCATTTTCTGCTGTTAACACTACAGATAATGAAGAAATCTGCTTTCAAGCAGTCTCTGTAAGTCACTTGCTAATCCAATTTCTCTCTGTGAAGTGGCCTCTAATCACTGTACTCTTCTGTGATCATCCAGTTTTAAGGAAAAGGTTTGGTACAGTCATGGCACTGAAACCCATAGCAGCCTATTCAGCTGGATTTACCGTcggtctggactttgacaggACCGTTCTGGCATGAAttactttgatctaaaccattttcTTGTGACTTTGGCTATTGGGTCATTATCCGGCTAATAACAGAACCTCCAACAGaatctcaagtcttttgtaCCTTCAACCAAGACTTCCACTCAGGTCTtgtggttctggggatgcagagcagaaccagaaccagaatcaaacacggaaaagcagcattcagtttcattcaaaactgccgaaacactgagttcctttaaatcaaggttaGAAAACAACCTGTTTGAGTTGCTTTTCATTAGTAGTAAGTGGAatattgatcaacatatttgatgtatatttgcttgataattttgatgatggcatttgatcTTGTCTAAAAAtctaatgtttattgcttgtttgaTAATTGGTGATTTCATGACGTTACCAGGCTTTCTACAGAAATCTGTTGTTTACATATtagttaaaactgtcaccatgacCGTAAAGtacgagacagataatctgtgaaagaagactgttgtctgaagaaatgtgccgctcctggtcaaaaacaaccaatcattgccaggaggagggtcttaatgctgtcaatcatgcttgtaTAGGTGCTGCTAAAACGCTAATAGTGGCAAAACAATGTAATGTACTAGGAAAACCGTTGCCATCAGTCGCTATGCTAACTGGCAtgagcattcatgacaggctctgTTGTAGTGTAGCGTGTCTcaactctgattggttgtttctgaccaggagcGGTGCTCTTCTTCAGATGGAAGAGCTTGcctttttttcacagattatttgtctcataacATGCACAACACTTTGCACTCTGATGcatagtgatagttttaacaaatatgtaaaaaaaacaacaaaaaaacaacaacatataatCAGTTGAATAACAACTTTATTCATTATTCTATATTTCCATTTGGTTATCAGaagtaattttctttgtattctTCAGTGACTCTCATCTCCGGTTCGTGGGTGATTACACTTCAACTGATAATAAactaaattcttttttttaaatacgtTGTTTAAACGGTTCCTGGGATTGCAACAACATTCATGTAATATTGATACACATTCATTTTCCACACGTTCTACCCAATTAAACAGTAAATTCCATCATTAATTGCAGCTGGTGTAAAAACAAGCATCTTTTAACTTATGGTGTGATCTAGATGAAGGTAAGAATCCGGTGTTATCGCTTTGTTTTTGAAGCTTCTCCATCACACTCCCcctgctattttatttatttatttttgtatcgATTGGCTTATTTACTAATCTGACCGTGACCACCCGCTGGATATTTAACTGCCCTGGCCACATGAGTGGGCGCTGCCCGAACCCCGCGTCAGTTTTTCCGTAGGTGGGAAACCAAAAAGCCTGACGGAAATATCCCTCAGTGggggaaacaaacacacagctcGGCTTCCTCTAATTGATACTTTGCGGCTTTCATTTCAGCTCTCTCTGATGCATTTCCATCCATGGGATTCTGTATTGACCCTTTGCGAGAGAAGAGACTTACACAAACATGGCTAATGAGGTAATATTGATTGTGGCCTCTGTGACAGCTATTAATTAGCGACTGACTGTGACCATATGCTGAGATGGGTgaagggagagaaaaagaaaagctgcttgTCTTTATCTGGATGATCTCCCTCCTCCACACCAACGCACAGCACCTTGTCGGAGagcttctttttattattattttttttactagccCTGAAGCTTCAGATAAACTGCATGCAAAAAATGGAGGACATGCTGTACCTGATGCTGAACTACTGAGCCAGAGAGGAGATTAAAGCTGATCACGAGCCACATATTACTGTCCTAACGCTTggttttttttggggtttttttgcagctTGCCCACCATTCATCCATTATGTATGATTATAAAGCTTTCCCTCAGAGGTTGCTGTTTAATGGGCAGCTGTGCAGATGAGAGGAGGCTCGGAAACAAAAGACGGAGAGGCTTCGAGgagacattttgtcaaatattacCGACAGATTAGACAACCGTCGTAAATTATGCAACAAGAAGCGTGAGCCAGGTGAAACGTCTGGGAAAGGACCGCCTTTCTCTGCTCCTCCCCTCACACTCTGATGGGGAAACTGTTCTTTATAACACAAACCCTGCTGACGGGACACTTCCTCAGCTCTGACCACAAAGATCCAGGCTTGATAGGTaactttaaatgtatatattttcagtTATGTGTGGCCTCACAGGAGATTTGCTGCAAAGAATTTTTGTCTAGAACAAACATCTTACcacacttgaaaaaagacaaaactaacatataagtaacttttcaataagatataggagcttcttTATTAAGTCactaatttcttaatattgatttttttaaagcactagTTCTACAGGAAGACTTtcttcacttataacaagacgcttttcccataagtgaaaaATCAGCCAGTGGAACTGGTCATTTTTTCAACAATCCTAAagaattattggcttaaaacaaactcctatgtCATGCTGAATAGtatgatataaaacaaaacttacttgtcagttagttttgttttattttcagtgtacTAAAGTATTCGCACTAGAGTAAATAcctggtaatattttgtgtttttgcatttttgctgGAACTGATGAAAAACTTTGGATTTTTGGACGGAATGCGTTGGAAAATGTCTGTTTATGGAGCTTATTTTACAGATCTTTAGTGAACTGCTGTCATCATCTTGGGATTCAGTTAAAAGATTGACACGATGAAGGAATCTGAGTAAATCAGAGAAAAACTCCTcccttttaaagaaaagaacacaaagCTCATCactacacacagacacactccccctcacgcccacacacacacacggttagtgtgtttttttggcatgtgataggccaacacaaagtagtccaTACTGTGatatgggaaaaaaacatgcttttccATGTCTGTACCAGATTTGAATATCAACTAACGTTGAAAtagtgaattaaaaataatcatgatg is part of the Xiphophorus hellerii strain 12219 chromosome 9, Xiphophorus_hellerii-4.1, whole genome shotgun sequence genome and encodes:
- the LOC116725898 gene encoding divergent protein kinase domain 1A-like, with translation MAKGPFPWGVLRKPLYVQARFSYLHMKYLFFSWLAVFVGSWIVYVRYSSYTELCRGHDCKNSICDKYRKGVIDGTACSSLCEKETLYLEKCFTAKPNNQVYSGNWGDLQGVIKCQMEEAPHYDLGGEMEPRKEAAPVAFNKPTKGTSVEKFREMIISHLKAKVGDQANLADLATQVLSFTDSNKDGHISLPEARSTWALLQLNEFLLALVLQERDHTPKLLGFCGDLYMMEKVPYSPLYGISLPWIVELWIPAGLRRSMEQWFTPSWPHKAKISIGLLELVEDIFHGTYGSFLMCDVRTTTFGYNERYDFKVVDARYIIPEATFQERIRQQRCDVDEDCLYGTDCLTSCDLTKHRCTPEVTRPNLAKVCDTLKNYILRGAPSDLSDELEKQLYACMALKGSAEQMEIEHSLILNNLKTLLWKKISHTKDS